The Oncorhynchus clarkii lewisi isolate Uvic-CL-2024 chromosome 29, UVic_Ocla_1.0, whole genome shotgun sequence genome contains a region encoding:
- the LOC139387945 gene encoding ubiquitin-conjugating enzyme E2 D2: protein MALKRIHKELNDLARDPPAQCSAGPVGDDMFHWQATIMGPNDSPYQGGVFFLTIHFPTDYPFKPPKVAFTTRIYHPNINSNGSICLDILRSQWSPALTISKVLLSICSLLCDPNPDDPLVPEIARIYKTDREKYNRIAREWTQKYAM from the exons ATGGCCCTGAAAAGAATTCACAAG GAGTTAAATGATTTGGCTCGTGACCCTCCAGCACAGTGCTCCGCAGGACCTGTTGGAGATGACA TGTTTCACTGGCAGGCTACCATAATGGGACCA AATGACAGTCCGTATCAGGGTGGTGTGTTCTTCTTGACCATTCACTTCCCCACGGACTATCCCTTCAAACCACCAAAG GTTGCATTCACCACAAGAATCTATCACCCAAACATCAACAGCAATGGCAGCATCTGCTTGGACATCCTGAGGTCGCAGTGGTCGCCAGCACTCACCATCTCCAAAG TCCTCTTGTCCATCTGCTCACTTCTCTGTGACCCAAACCCAGACGATCCACTAGTGCCTGAGATCGCACGCATCtacaagacagacagggaaaA ATACAACAGAATAGCCCGGGAATGGACccagaaatatgctatgtag